A stretch of DNA from Synechococcus sp. MU1617:
GAGGCGGACCGACGGGGGCTGGAGCTTGAGGTGCTGGCCCTGGGAGGCCCGCGCATGGAGGCGGCGGGTGCGGTGTTGATCGCCGACACCGCTCCGATGGGGGCGATTGGCCTGTGGGAGGCCGTCCCATTGATTCTTCCCACGCTGCGGCTGCAGGCCCGGGTGGATGCGCTGCTGAAGGCCCGGCCCCTTGATGGGGTCGTGTTGATTGACTACGTCGGGGCCAATGTGCGTCTGGGCACACGGCTGCGGAGACAGCGGCCCGATCTGCCGATCACTTACTACATCGCCCCCCAGGAGTGGGCCTGGCGCTTTGGCGATGGCAGCACCACCCGTCTTCTTGGGTTCACCGACAAGATCCTGGCGATCTTCCCGGCGGAGGCCGAGTTCTATGCCGCCCGTGGTGCGGATGTGAGCTGGGTGGGCCATCCCCTGTTGGACAGCTTCCAGAACCTGCCCGATCGCGCCAGCGCCCGCCGCCAACTGGGTCTGGATCCTGAGGCGCCGGTGCTGCTGCTGTTGCCAGCCTCGCGGCCCCAGGAGTTGCGCTACCTGATGCCACCGTTGGCCCAGGCGGCGGCCCTGTTGCAGCAAAGCCACCCTGATCTTCAGGTGCTTCTGCCCGCTGGGCTTGCGCAGTTCGAAGCGCCCTTGGCTGCAGCGCTGCAGGAGGCCGGCGTGCGCCAGAGCCGGGTGATTCCCGCCGCTGAAGCCGATGGGCTGAAGACCACCTTCTGTGCGGCCGCGGATCTCGCTTTGGGTAAATCCGGCACGGTGAATCTGGAACTGGCCCTGCAGGGGGTGCCCCAGGTGGTGGGGTACCGCGTGAGCCGACTCACGGCCTGGGTTGCCCGCCACGTGCTGCGCTTCCAGGTTGATCACATCTCGCCGGTGAATCTGTTGCTCAAGCAGCGGTTGGTGCCGGAGCTGCTGCAGGACGAACTCACCGCCGAAGCCCTGGTGGAGAGGGCTCTTCCTCTGTTGACCGCCACCCCTGAGCGCCACGCCATGCTGGAAGGCTATGAGCGGCTGCGGGCCACCCTTGGTGCTCCTGGAGTAACCGAGCGGGCGGCCAAGGCCATCTTTGATCAGGTGCTCGGATGAAACGAACGCTGCTGCTGCTGTTCACCTGCCTGATGCTGCTTAGCTGGCCCCAACAGGCCATGGCTGAGTTGCAGACGGCGGTCTTTGCCGGTGGCTGTTTCTGGTGTCTGGAGCACGACCTGGAGGATCTGCCGGGGGTGCGGGAGGCCGTGAGCGGCTACAGCGGCGGGCAGCTGGAGCGCCCCACGTACCGGCAGGTGAGCAGTGAGACCACAGGTCACCAGGAAGCGGTGCAGGTGCGTTTTGACTCGGATCTGATCAGCTATGCGGAGCTGTTGCGCAGCTACTGGCGCAATGTGGATCCTCTGGACGGCGGCGGTCAGTTCTGTGACCGCGGCGACTCCTATCGGCCGGTGATTTTCACGGCCGATCCCGTCCAGGCTCAGGCCGCTGAGGCCAGTGCTGAGGCGGCGGCCCGCGAGCTCGGGCAATCCCGGTCTGCTTTGAAGGTGGAGCTCAGGCCGGCGGCTCGCTTCTGGCCCGCCGAGGGTTACCACCAGAACTACGCGGAGAACAACGCCGTCAAATACAACTTTTACCGGTTCAGCTGCGGTCGTGATCGCAGGCTCGACACCGTCTGGGGGGACAACGCTCGTTCCGGTAACGCCTGGGGGAATTAGAGCTCAGTTCCGGTGGCCTTAAGGCCTCAGCCTTCCGACGCCATAGCCGAGCAACAGGCCAACAGCTCCTCCAACGGAACCAGCTGTCAGTTGCATGCGTTGAGTCGAGCTGAGCCGGTCTGCGAACACCAGTACGGCTGAGACAACGAACAGCAACAGCGCCGTGACAAGCACGGCATCCAGCGATCTGTTGCCTGACTTCCCTGTCTGTCCTCCACCACCCTGACCACCGCCTCGCTTCACAGGTGGTTCCCCTCCAGGTTGGTTGTTCGCATCCAGCTCACGTTCAATGCGGTTGAGCTCTTTTTCGGCAGGAGATCGGTCCATGCCTAAAGGATGGCAGCCTCAATCCTCGGCAGAGCGCCCCCGGGTGCGCGCACGGTCGCTCAGCCAGATGATCACCCGTGTGATCGCCCACGCGAGCGCGAAACCCAGCAGGATCGAGAGCAGTGACTCCACAGCACAGCACTTGAGGACACCGGCAAGTGCCGGATGACCCTCAATATGCCGATCTGATCAAGGAATGCGTGAGGACTGTTGCGATCAGTCGCTTGCTTTGGCGTCCTTGTCGTTGTCTTTGGCTGGCTGTGTTGTGGCCTGAGGCTTGGATGCCGTTTTGCAGGCCAAGGAAGCTTCCAGGCGCTGCAGCTGCGCTTCGCGCAGTGCATCGGAAATGCTGAGAGTGCGGTCAGTCATCGATTGGCGTTCTCGACAGCGGCAGGCTCAGGGCCTAGTGCGATCGAAAGTGGACCTACAGATCTGAAGACTGACGAAACCTAGACGCCCGTGGGCCTACGTCCAGGGAGCAAAAGTGCTTACGTCAGTGTCTGGCAACACACCCGCACCAAGACGCCAGCGCGATCCACGGGTTGCCAAACCTGGACCGCTATGGCTATGAGTACAGGAGTACTATTCATGGGCGGCGTATGTCTATTGATCACAGCGATCTCGCGGTGAAGGCGGAAGCTCCATTCCTCCATGTCCGCCCAGGGCACTTTGTGATCGTTGGTGGAGACCAGCTCGATCAAGGGGATTGGTGGATGGGGCAGGTGATCTTCTGTGAGGGGAGTGCGCGTCACCCCAGGCTCCCGTCTCTGTTTCAGGTGGCTGATGTGGACACGGGCGTCATCACGTGGATCAATGCCGATGCGATTTCTGATGTGATCTGGTCGATGGATGGATGGCCGGCCAGTGCGCTCGTCCGTGAAGAGCGTTGATCAAGGGGCCGTATGTGTCCGCGTCAATAACGCGGGGTTGACGGTTGTCCTATAAAGGCTGTGTAGCAGTTGCTACAGAACGTTCACCCCTTTAGAGGGGCGCAGACGCTCCAAGCCACGGAACGGGGACTTGGATTTCTTCGAGGAACTTCCAATGACGGCACTTCTTTATCGAGGTCACGCCTACGCAGCAGCGGTATCAGCACCCAAAGCCTGCGTTGAGCTGACCTACCGACGCGAGCACTACAACACCTGTCGGGAGGAGGTCGCGCGCGACGTGCACCCCACCCTGACCTATCGAGGCGTCTCCTACACCAAGTAGGCCGAAGCTTCTTTCAGG
This window harbors:
- the lpxB gene encoding lipid-A-disaccharide synthase — encoded protein: MVRLLISTGEVSGDLQGSLLIRALRLEADRRGLELEVLALGGPRMEAAGAVLIADTAPMGAIGLWEAVPLILPTLRLQARVDALLKARPLDGVVLIDYVGANVRLGTRLRRQRPDLPITYYIAPQEWAWRFGDGSTTRLLGFTDKILAIFPAEAEFYAARGADVSWVGHPLLDSFQNLPDRASARRQLGLDPEAPVLLLLPASRPQELRYLMPPLAQAAALLQQSHPDLQVLLPAGLAQFEAPLAAALQEAGVRQSRVIPAAEADGLKTTFCAAADLALGKSGTVNLELALQGVPQVVGYRVSRLTAWVARHVLRFQVDHISPVNLLLKQRLVPELLQDELTAEALVERALPLLTATPERHAMLEGYERLRATLGAPGVTERAAKAIFDQVLG
- the msrA gene encoding peptide-methionine (S)-S-oxide reductase MsrA, with the translated sequence MKRTLLLLFTCLMLLSWPQQAMAELQTAVFAGGCFWCLEHDLEDLPGVREAVSGYSGGQLERPTYRQVSSETTGHQEAVQVRFDSDLISYAELLRSYWRNVDPLDGGGQFCDRGDSYRPVIFTADPVQAQAAEASAEAAARELGQSRSALKVELRPAARFWPAEGYHQNYAENNAVKYNFYRFSCGRDRRLDTVWGDNARSGNAWGN
- a CDS encoding DUF4278 domain-containing protein; this encodes MTALLYRGHAYAAAVSAPKACVELTYRREHYNTCREEVARDVHPTLTYRGVSYTK
- a CDS encoding DUF3104 domain-containing protein, translating into MSIDHSDLAVKAEAPFLHVRPGHFVIVGGDQLDQGDWWMGQVIFCEGSARHPRLPSLFQVADVDTGVITWINADAISDVIWSMDGWPASALVREER